One Salvia splendens isolate huo1 chromosome 1, SspV2, whole genome shotgun sequence genomic window, TTTTGTCTGATGCAAGTTTGCTACCCAGTAAGTTATTTTCAACCAATTTAAGGTAAATGAGCATCATTATGAATTATCCAGTATTTCTTGCTTCATTGAGAGCATTTAGCTAACTTTAGCAGATTATGAATTTCTTCTATCTCTTTTCTTATTTACTTATTTCTTCTATCTCTCTTCGTATTTACTCATTTCTGGGTGTTGACGTCTCTTAGTTGGGAACTCTAGCATACGTAGTTTTTCTAATTCGCTATAATCAATTTAGGTATTGTCCTGTGTGCAAGAAGCATTGTCAAGCCGGGAAGAAATTAGATCTCTGGAGATTGCCAGAGATATTGGTGATTCACCTGAAAAGATTCTCGTACAATTGTTTCCTCAAAAACAAATTGGAGACTTTTGTTGATTTCCCGGTTCATGATCTTGACCTGTCCGGTTACATTGCTCAGAAGGGCGGACAATCTTCTCACCGCTACATGCTTTATGCAATCAGTAACCATTACGGAAGTATGGGAGGTGGTCACTACACAGCATTTGTTCATGTAAGTTCACTCAAATTTGGCATCATTTTTTTTTCCCCTCTTTTTTGGTATTCTTGTGTTATTTATGAACTATACAACTTAATACTCTGTCTGATGTAGCATGGCGGTGACCGGTGGTATGACTTCGACGACAGCCACGTGTCTCTGATCAGCGAAGACAAAATAAAAACTTCGGCTGcctatgttttattttatagaaGAGTTGAAGATGCCTAACCCAAGATACAACTGTAAGTTACTATGAAACGGATAACTTAGTATTTTTGATGTTGTGCCATTCTTTTGTCCGGAATATTCATGTAGTTATAGGCAGTCAGTCTTTCAAGACGTGGAAGAAATGAGATATCCGTTTAGAATAGGATGATGAGATCACAGAAGATATCAtcataaaatagagataaactGAGAGGTGGGAGAGGTTCATATCATATAAATAGTAATAACTAGTTCGAAATGACCTTTTGTAGTGCAACCGCTCTCGGGTAGAGCAATAGAAAAAGCTAAAGACAGTAATATTCTTGTAACATATATACAATTTTGAGAATGATATTAATCAAATTGTTTGATATGTGGTGGTTTTCGACTTACTACTAGCTTTCACAGGTTCTCTGGCTGCTTCCATTGCATTTTTCATGTTCCTGGGTTGTATTCATTACTTTTTATATTGAGATTGTGTGTGTGGGggagagagatagagataaGAGTAGTGACACAATTGAAAAGGCGATGGTTTTCTCGCCAGTTTGCATTCAAGGTTAAAGGAATCATTAGTAGAAATGACTATTGAGATTTTCACCACATGTGATGACTTTTGAATTAGCCATGTTAATGACAGGACCACTTTTATGGATTTAATATGCGTATTTCTTATTGGGAAAGTTCATTTCAAGGGATATGAGAGTTGAATAGTTAAAGAAAGAGAAACGGCCACTAGTAATTTTGGATCCCCATTTTCGAGGAATGAACCTTTCTCCCCCATAAATGAGAGGAATGATATCCGTCCCTCATTTGTATCGTTTTCTTGTCCATTCATACCACTGCTAGTGCATCCATAGGATTTTCCTCAATCCGACCTAATCAAAATCAATTTGTAGTCTCATTTTGattagttttaagaaatggtATGACTCTCTTAAAAATGGGGAAATATGTTAGTGGAAATAGaccctatttttatatatttgttttataatagaatgtgattGTAGTGATTTAGTTGAGTGATGAGATCCACCTACCTAAAATGGAAGGAAAACAAATGAAACTTTAAATCGTGGACATCCCACAATAgcaaaatgagacattttttCACAGACAGAAGGAGTGAGagttttattcataattatactGGATTTGATCGAAGACCAACTATTTATTTAAGATAATTGTAAAAATAGCCTAAAtagttactactccctccgttccccaaattttgtcacagtttgataagggcacgggttttaagaaatgtaatggaaagtgggttaaaaaagttggtaggatgtgagtcctacttttaaagtattagttttataatgaaatgtgagtgagaataagttagtggaaagtgagatctgctacaaaaaatggtaaaaaagtgaaatttgaaaatttttatgggacagatgaaaatgaaaaaatgtgacaaaatttgagGTATTGAGATTTGAGACTCAAGCTAAGATATAGAAGGCCCAACCATGACATGGACAGTTGTATAAAAGAGGAATATGATTTGCAGAGGTTGTGAAGAAAACAACACTCGCcaactgtttgatgaaatgtAAACAAGCTGCATTGCTGTCTTGAAAGTAAATTACAATGTTATTGTAATCACTTGTGTAATGTTAGGGGCCACACATTTTTTGTCTGATACCACAAACTCGTTTTAACTTTTAGTACAACTTTTAACAAAGGACTGATCATCTAAAGCTGAACCTCACCTCCTATCCTATCCGATCCAATCCCCAACTACATGATTTGACGTTACAGATTCCCATTTTAATTATAACTTAATTTCAAGaaagtttatttaataaaacGGATAACTGAGACAGAGCTACCAAGAAAGTGATGATGCCTCAAGTTTTTTATGCACATTTTCATTCTttctactactattatatatgTAAATCATGCTTACACATATTGGGTTCGAAAACAATTTTCAATTCAGCAACAAGCACAAGtaagatttttcaaaatttgcaCTATAAAGATGTTTCCTTTCTTGATTTGGCTGATATCGATGGCCGTTAGATGATCTCGACTAATTCGACGTGACAATCATTTAAGAATATAAATTGGGATTTCTAAATGCATATcaacaaagattaaaaaataatgaatcaCCAAAACTCGGTCTTTAAGTAGATAACAACAAAGATATGTCTTTGCTTTAGATCCTTTTCATGTTATAATTCAATGTACAAGGGTATGTACACTCGAAACAACTTATAGTATACAAACCCAAACATGTCAATCATGGCCTGCAAATTCTCCAAGACGCCCAGTTGATGATAAGGATAGGTACCAAAGACTTATGGGTAAACTAATCTATCTATCTCATACAAGACCTAATATTGCATACGCAGTTAGTGTAGTAAGTCATTTATGCATCGTCCTCAGCATGAACATCTCAAAGCAACATTGAGAATTATAAGATATCCGAGGGTACGTTTGATTATTGGGCAGGAAATCTAGTTGATAGAAGATCCACTTCTGGATATTTCACCTTCGTGGGTTAAAATTTGATTACATGGAAGAGTAAGAAGCATAAGGTTGTAGCACTCTCAAGTACTGAAGCCGAGTTTTAAGGTGGATTGACCAAAGTATTGTGGCTAAGATGACTGATGAGAGAATTGAGGTTATTATCCCAAAAGACATGTCAAGTCTTTGGTGATAACAAGGCATCCATTAGTTTCTCGGAGAATCCAATACCACATGATTGAACTAAACACGTTGAAGTGAATATACACTTTATCGATGAGAAAATTGAAGAATGAATTATTGAGTTCTCATTTGCTCGATCTGAAGATCAACTAACAAATATCTTGACCAAGGCTGTAGGGGCAAAGATGTTTTCAATGAAATACACACTTCAAATCCCAATATCGATATTTAACACGTGGTGCTCGGAAATCACTCATATGATTCCCCATTTTTGAAAATTGGCCGCTTTATTTATGCTCGTATATGTGCTCAGAAATCTATCGTAATTTGCGAGCACATGGTGTGCTCGGAAATATATGGTCGGAAACAAACGCTTTTTTTAGTGTCTTTATCGTGTAAAATTAAATAGTGACTAGTatgatatataaatatatggtCCTCTCCGAAATAGTGATATTATTGGAATTTAAATGCATGTTCATCAGTTCATGTATGGAAGGTGGTATCAACTTTGTGGACATTAGGGCCTCAGTATCTTGATTGATATGTATCCTCATTATCATTGAATGTGACTCATCAACACTTGAACTGTTCCCATCATTACACACACCACTTACACTACTCATGATCAATATTGACTATACATTACATGTCTAAATGTTGGcctttcttttccttctcttcATTACAATTTTCATAACatttttgttcctttttttgGGGTTTTGGGTTTACATTCCTAACTCACGAGGAAATCAAAGATATAGATTtcactttattgattaatttttgtTCATTTGTTGATTGTGGGTCATCACTTCATTATTCTATGCATTTTCTTTCTTAATTTTAGTCCGGCACTACCAAACAAATACTGTTAAGCAAATACATGCATCAGACTTATGTCGATATCGAGGAAAAACTCCCAAATGACGCATGGGCCATATATAGTTGagatattataattattgaaatgaaatAGTCCAAGACTACATCAATAATACCCCAATAGTTTCCACACACTAAAGCACTGCTTCTGGCTTCATCTGTAATTAAGGAGACAGATGTGTCTTTgagtttttgtgtttgtgtgtgtgtgttggtcACATCCCTTGAATATAGGGCAAATGCCTTGATCATGTTTTTTTGGCATCACgtttgtgtgtgttttcttGTGAGCAAATAATGTATGTAAAACCACCATATTTAGATAATTGTTCTATATTTAAATTGGGTTAAAAATAAAGGGGTTTTAACACCACTTTTATTGTTAACAATATGATCGCTAGAAGAATACATGATGTGGACAACCATTAACGTTGCAAAAAGTTGCAATATacttgtactccctccatcccaataaatataaaatatttagatttcggcacgagattttatgtagtgttgttttgtgagttaataaagagaaagtaaagtaagagagaaggaaaaataGAGATgttattttttccattttaggataCATTCCATTTTTAATAGAACAACCCAAGAagaaaaacatttcatttttaatgggacaaatgaagtattatttaaaagaaagaacTAGAGTACAttttagagcattcacaatggaAGGGCCCTCCCAGATGGCCCTTCCAttccacgtcagcattttaccCAAGGGCCTATCTCCTTGCAATGGAATGACCCTTCCAAAGGGCCTATCCTACtttcatttccacatcatcactattttgttttaatttttttgcacttctatatttaatatgttatcaaattaaataaatttaaatacaaaaatattaatatgcAAAAATCTTCGTTGTATTACAATATTGAAAAGAAGAATACAACAAGatgcaaatttaaataaaactagagagaaaaattattaaaaaaatgggaGAAGAAAAAGATGATGGTGTGGGAAATGGAATGAAGGATGGGGTATTTATATTAGAAAatatggaataaaaaaaaagaaattgggaTCGGCCTAGGCCGTTCCAACGACCATATGGGAAGAGCCTTTGATAGGCCTTTTTCTTGCAATGGTTGGCCGATGGGGCCGACCGGGAAGGCCTCTCCATCGGCCaaccattgtgaatgctcttaatCACTTGATATTAGATTAATATCATCCGCGATTCCTATTGGTTAAACATTTCACCAAACTCCCTAGACATTGATATAACATCACTACAAGGACTTTTgcacttttgaaaaaaaattgaccaaAAAATCCTTAGACTATAAGAGCTACTCCCTCCATCTTATCATAAGTGATAAAtttattttcggcatgagttttaaaaaaatgatatttattgagttaaatgaaaagaataaagtatgagagaagaaacagtaagagaaataaaaagagaataaagtaagaaagaataaaataagagagagaataaagtaaaaaaaaataagctttttgataaaaaaagaaatcaatcacttatGGTGAAACaatccaaaatgaaaaatttatcacttataGTGAGACGAAGACAGTATACATTTATGCCATTTTTAGAACGGTTACTTTGGTTCATTCATTCCCCTTGAAATATGTGATATGACCAACTATTATTTGTCACATACTTTGACGATTATTGGGAATATAGCATAAATGAATGAACGAAGTACAGCCAATGTGGCTGTTCTCTCTCATGTAAAAGCCATAAATGAATAACTCTTATAGCTTTGAggtattttgataaaaaaaaaagtgcaaaaatCCTTCCAACGATATTATAACAACATCCAATTAAGGACGTCTAGTGATAATTTTAAACAACAGGGACATCAAATAATATTAGTGTAATATCCAAAAACTAAAAATGTAGTTTTCACTATTTAAAATAGTTGGCAAACTAGtccatgtatatttttttttgcaattaaagtactccctccgtcccaattataatgacacatttcttttagTCTGTTCCAATTAAGATGACTAATTTCTATTTTAGGCAATACTAAAgtaattttctctcttcaattataATATACcaaccattttttttctttacaatAAAAATATTCTAACTTGTTTTTTTCTCCATTTAATACTTAGATTCCTATTTTTCTCTGTCTAATTAAACACAATAACCaccattaaaataaatattccgATTCAATTTGACCGCTGTTACTTTGACCAGGTACTAGAGTACTGTTACTTTGACCAGGTACTAGAGTATTATTCCCTCcattccctcatagttgaggcagtgtttaagaaatggatatttagtgtgttaagtacatagataaaaagtaagagtgagaaaaaaatagagagaatagaGCATAAAgcgaataaagtagagaaaataacgtaaaagagagtaaagtaagagtaaGAAAAAGTGACAAAATCCTGGCGTCGTCACTGCTTGTATATATTAgctttaaatgatatgtgagtggaatgagttggtggaatgtaggtctttttaccatttatggtaattatgaaccgagactcctatttgcggacggactaaaatggaaaaattggaCTCTTATTCGCGTAGAGAGGAGGTAACTTCTATCTAATTGATCCGAGATCCCACCTCAAAAGGCATTTACACCAATTAGagccttttatttttaaatatgggGACTGAATTTATAACTAGATAATTAATTATATCTATTACAAGtggaaaataagcaaaatataAGTGCAAAAATTTCTACTATATATATTTCGGTACTATACATTGACAAGATTTAAAATGCTAAGTTGCAACATTTCTTTCTCACAGTTAGTAGGCCGCATATAATTTTCTGCGTGATATGTGAGAATTATCGTAGTCATGCATGGGTCACTTCCTTAATTACAAGCGAAAAACAGTGTGTATATATAGTCATATAGATATAATAATATTAGTTGTAgcagaaaattttaattagtgTTGGTTGTTTTACTTATTTATGTTATATACacgtttttatttctttttgtaaAGTTGTATTAAATTGCTTCATGAAATTTTACTCATATATAGAAGTGGCAAATCATATGTATAATATgagtatattagttttattttgattCCCAGTATTTAGCAGCTTTGTGCTGTTGTACTGACATTGGACTCAAAGataataaatcaatttattaaataaGCTAATGTTCTTCCACAAATTTTATCTTATAGAATATCttaatactccataaaattaaaagttatactagtagtatataatttcgaacaaaaaatatacagaaTGAActcctaaacaaaaaaaaaatagaatgagaTTAATTTTCAATATAAATTGCACCAATGATCATGTTTGTTTAGTATGCAAAGAAAATTATATACGTTATTCagcattaaataaataaattatatatacacAAGGAAATTAATGAGATAAAAATGCTCCAGCAAGTTGCAAATTAAGTAAACATATGAGTACTATATACATGCACAAATGAACATATATATTACTTCAGTATTAAAACCTATAAATAGGACACAGTTAACCGCGGTAATAATCACGTAGATGCTTAGACGTATACATAATTATCATGTTTGGCTTCAAATATCTGAAATTCTTAGACAAAATTAGTTTTtagggaaaataaaaaattgtatcTTTGCAACCCACGAGTTGAACAAATATGGTGTTAAACCCCTCATactattttatgaattaaaaataattgttgTGAGAGGGATCAAACGACCAAAATCTTCAGGCTatgaaaatatgcattttttaacCTTAATTTGCAAAAGTAATCTTACTAAAAACCAAGAGATTTTTGAGGCGTGGCTTCTCCTGCTGCAACTGGATGATCCAGCTTTGCTTGTTTGTTGCTTTCCATCTTTAATCCGAAATGAATATGAGGAAAATGTGCCCACTGCATATCATACAATATCAAAATCACTGACGCATAGTTTTTGTATTGTTGTAGTAATTGTTTTCTgattatgcaaaaaaaaaaatatgtcaACTATATTTAGGGGAGTACTAAGAAAtttgttttaataaattaaaggtTATATTTTCTCAATTCGAGACAATATATATGATCCGTTGTGATAATATAAGCTTCTGTACAAAGATTAACTTAAAATACCAAAACTTATACTatgatatacaaataaaaaaaagatgcGGACAAATTGATTATGAAGATGCATGTATATTTTATGTGAAGTAATTTCAAGTCATGTAAGGCAAAATTatggataattattatccacagtcgttatatatttataaatgcaACTTTTAAATATTTGAAGAATTATTAGTTAACAAACAATAGttcatttatgtattttatttatttctttatttattttggttttgcaCTATATTAAGGCCAATAATTCTTAATAGATGTACATCATTAACTACGCATTATGAAATGATTATTACACTCTTGCATCTATTTTACTTTTCACATGTTGCCACCCGAATATATGTTAtgatactctctccatcccaacgAAGATGTCCTATTTTTTTTCCTGTCCGTCCCAAACCCCttatttagaaaataataaaaatattcagtTACATTTTCTCTCATTTGCTTTATTcaaatctctcatattttaaaaTCACTCAATAatcttttctctcttactttattcatatttcataGAGTACTTCAAAACACTCAATAAcattttctctctttatttaaaCTCCTTAAATAAAAGTGTATAAAATCTTGTATGGTAGTATCAGAAAAGGGGTCATCCATCTTCTCAAAAAGATTGAGGAAGGACTAATTATGTGATATTTGAAAATCCCACTAGGGATCTGGTTTTTTAGGTCGGAAAATTATAAATGTTTTAGTTTATCTCTTGATATGAAGAAGTAATTGAATAAAACTTACGTTCTTTGCAGCAGTGCTAAAGGCTTCACGATGGCTAATATCAGGATTGGTTGCTTTTATCCTCTGAATCTCCTCTCTGTCAACACAATACATATACTCaacttaataatttattatctaGTGTGTTTTCACAGCAAAAAGACGATGATACTCCTTACTTTATGAAACGATTGTACGCTGATGGAACGCGTTGTCTTTTCTCTGGTGCTGTGAAACCATGATTCAAgacacaattaataaaaaatatttggagtatactgtatatatatatatatgagttaTCAAcattattgaaaataaaatttaaataatatcctTCCTACATGGAGTATGTATGTCCTACTTCCAAAACTCACTAGTAAACAATATTTTCATCACACCAAATATCATCTCTATTAGTACATTTCTCTAATAATGAACATATCAAAATGTCATgtacaaaatttatatatagAAACCGAATAATCATTCTAGTAGCTAGGAGTGTATTTTAGGTCTACACGTCCACGAGAAGTTAGAAGGAAATTAAATGTCTACAAAGTTTAGGCTTATCGTGTTGAGATCTGGGTATAAAATAACACTAAATATAATGTTCTCCACCAAAGGGAGTATAACCAATTAAATTAAAGACTTCTTTATTCTTTTCACTTGCAATGtccatgaaaataaaataaaatggatattTTAGGAAACTAGCATGATCTATAAGGCATTGATTAGTGGTTATATCTTATGTATAAAGATTAAAGGGGCATTGACTGATTCATAAAAGTACCAGGCCAGGCCTGTGTGTGTTTGAGTCTCCTGCTCTTTGCAGACCATGACTTGTCTCGAAATGTTATGTCACTATCACAACAGTTCATATATGTTTAAATTTGTCAGCTAATCCTCTCTCTCCAATTCATCATAAAGTACACTAGTCTCTCCAAAGTCCAACTATATGGctcttttctttttcacatCCTACACTACTTCAACAATCAATCtataattaatactactccatattagAAGTTTCGTATACTCCTCCCGTCCATGAAATAAtgtctcattttgccatttcagATTTATAGTCTTATTTACCTTTTCTCATTCTAAGTAAATGGACTCTACCATTCacctaactcattacactcatattctattataaaattaatatataaaagtatggtCCACATTACCACTAAcccattttttccattttcttcaCAGAGTCAAACAATTTCTAAAAACCCGTGTTGTGCTAAGTTAAAATGAGACTAAATccaagtagtagtagtattatatactCAGACAACTACATagattcaaaaaaaaaaaaaaaaaactcttacAGCGTATTGGAGGTATCTTAGGGTGTTCAGTGTCAACTTGAAGAGAACCGTATGTATTGCACTTTGAAGAGGAGCCGTTGTCCCTAGTGGCCACCGCTGCGTTGAAGCCGGTAGCCAAGGCTGCCAAGGATTGTTGTTTCTGCGACTTCAATAGCAAAAATTCGTTGGATCgtatgtataaaaaaataatctcaaaaCAGACTAGGATAATGTATTGTTAAAATGAACTCATatatattttgaactaaattaaaaattaaaagaaggTAGATATCCCTCAAATTCTCTGCTTTTATTCTACTACAATGGTTGCAGAAAATACAATAACACACCTCGTCAAAAgttaaattcttcattttgggACCATGCTtcatcatctacttcaaaaAAATTTTGGTGGTAGCCAGAAATTGTAAgtcacacatacacacacacatgcTCGAATATATAATTCTGCATTTTGGGATCATCATTATCTATCTACAACGCACAAATGTAGTCCCGAATTCTTGgtgagagaaactggaaaaagAGAAtggtctctttctctctcttaacACACACACCcacacatatatatgtatgcatTCACACCTGGAAATCTTGGAGGTGAACAGACTGAAGCAAAGCTCCCATATTGACTGAGAGCAAGTTTGAGCAGTGCCCACATCTCACTGTTACAATACTAAACATGCTCCCAAATGGAACATTAACCTGCACACAATATTTATCACATATAAAACccaccacaaaaaaaaaaaaaattaaatcttgaTCATGAAACTAAACCCTAGGGTCAGCAAATTACCCTTCTATTGTGTGTTGTGCGTGTTTTTCACAAGAAGACAATATATATCGCCTTAACAGAGAGCGGCGAAGATATCCCATtcttttcaacaaaaaaatgcGCAAGTTCTTGTCACAccatattttcaaaaatgggaAGTATTGAAGAAACACAAGTAGATTTACTTTCATTTTTCATCTCACCTATAAGATAATGATATATAGTATATACATAGACACACGCACACGCacaatgtatatatatgtataagcatctttctttttgtttaagTTTGATCATATAGTATTTGTATGATGAAGGTTTGTTAAAGTAAGCTTCAGAATGTGTAAAATTGAGGGAAATTCATGAATATATGGGCAACGGCACTCAAATGTGGACAATAACCAAGATATATTTAATACTACTCCCCTTATAAtaaatctctctcttctcttcttttcGGTGCTACTGACTTTTTTCTGCAACACTGACACCATCAGTGAtcactgtgtgtgtgtgtgtgcgtgttttagagagagagagaggaaagcTATGTGACTGGAACGGAATTCATCAAAAGACAGTAACGAAGaggaaaaatcatcaattaaaTCGTATGCAATTTTGTCAATTGATTGCTCTTTTTTTACAGACTGTAAAATTAAGCCAAATTTATTTCCAATCACACCAAAAAAGAGCGATCTTGTTAGTTAACACACACactttgatgaaataaaaggaAAACACTTTCTAtgtcttgattttattttggagtctaagagtatccactataaggtggacgtCCCCAATAGCCCCGTCCCTTTTTTTGTTCACAGCCCCAGTTTTTTTGTCCgcgcaaaaaaaaaagtttccgccactataagcgaacacttccaatagccccgaaattttataaccaattttcattttaattacacaaaatttgaaactgcttctttctctcttcttccttctccaatcTCCCTCTAAACCCTAAAATtgtcgaaaattaaaaaaaaaaaatcgcagAGCACGGCTGGCGCGCCGATCGCCGGCGCACTATAGGCCGGAGCGCCTATAGGTGCGCCGATCGGGGACCGGTGCGCCCTCGCACAAAACACGCCGAAGCCTCTTCCGCCCCGGAAATTTtgtccgcctcggggcggacgtTTTCCCTACTATAATCCGGCGGGGCGGCGGCGAGaagggggcggccggcgcgccacccctatagtggataccctaagaGTCCAACCAACATAAAACACACAAATTTATatgagataaataaaaaaagttcatGGGAAAGATTTAAATGGGTTTGAACAGAAACACCCATTTCAGACAAGGTGTATGAGTATTTAGTGGGCTGGTGTACGGACAAGAAAAAACAAAGTTTCAAGAGAAATTAGATGATAAAAAAGGACAAAACTGCATCTGCAATAATTAAATTCGATGTTTGAACGCAGATAAGAGGAACCCTAAAAACCACAAGATCATAGGGTTCATATTGACTATTAAAAATACGTACCAACATCTAAAATATGGTTCTTTAATGTGATGAGTGCAGAAAACGAAAAGCAGGTTTCTTTCTGGGTTGCTGGGATTTCAATTTCTTGTCCCTTTAACCCCAAAAATAAAGCGAAATTAAgagaaaaaatcaaatctttggCCAAAACACACATTCTTGGTACATAAAATATGAACTGGGTAATAATAACTTCCTAGCTTTCTTGTCACCATAACATATCCGACAGTTTTCTAGACAGAATTGTTTTTTAGTAAGAATCAGCATCAGCATAAAATACCATACCATATATAGGTAAATCGAAAACAGCCAACAATTTCACTGAACCCACAATTCTCAACCAGCATTTTTCAGAGAGTgctttaaaaattgaatcttttttttttttttacttttttaagcAGCAATACACTAAACATATAACCAAAAATTGAGTGTTTCACAAAAGAAAGGGAAAGGCTGCTCTTTTCCAAAAACCCTATTGTTGTTGAGCCTTAATTTGATCTCTTCATGAAATTTAACTAGCTACATGGTAATGaagtaaaataaatcaaaagaaaattaTACCGCTAAAATAGTGTTGCAGTAGTTGCAATTAACATAACACACAGGCTCAGCGGTCAATTCCATTGACATCTTAGCCGGATAGATCGCCAGAGAAGATGGAGTTTTTTCTATAGAAAAATAAGAAGGGA contains:
- the LOC121743379 gene encoding axial regulator YABBY 5-like isoform X2, encoding MSMELTAEPVCYVNCNYCNTILAVNVPFGSMFSIVTVRCGHCSNLLSVNMGALLQSVHLQDFQKQQSLAALATGFNAAVATRDNGSSSKCNTYGSLQVDTEHPKIPPIRSPEKRQRVPSAYNRFIKEEIQRIKATNPDISHREAFSTAAKNWAHFPHIHFGLKMESNKQAKLDHPVAAGEATPQKSLGF
- the LOC121743379 gene encoding putative axial regulator YABBY 2 isoform X3, coding for MFSIVTVRCGHCSNLLSVNMGALLQSVHLQDFQSQKQQSLAALATGFNAAVATRDNGSSSKCNTYGSLQVDTEHPKIPPIRSPEKRQRVPSAYNRFIKEEIQRIKATNPDISHREAFSTAAKNWAHFPHIHFGLKMESNKQAKLDHPVAAGEATPQKSLGF
- the LOC121743379 gene encoding putative axial regulator YABBY 2 isoform X4, which gives rise to MFSIVTVRCGHCSNLLSVNMGALLQSVHLQDFQKQQSLAALATGFNAAVATRDNGSSSKCNTYGSLQVDTEHPKIPPIRSPEKRQRVPSAYNRFIKEEIQRIKATNPDISHREAFSTAAKNWAHFPHIHFGLKMESNKQAKLDHPVAAGEATPQKSLGF
- the LOC121743379 gene encoding axial regulator YABBY 5-like isoform X1, with product MSMELTAEPVCYVNCNYCNTILAVNVPFGSMFSIVTVRCGHCSNLLSVNMGALLQSVHLQDFQSQKQQSLAALATGFNAAVATRDNGSSSKCNTYGSLQVDTEHPKIPPIRSPEKRQRVPSAYNRFIKEEIQRIKATNPDISHREAFSTAAKNWAHFPHIHFGLKMESNKQAKLDHPVAAGEATPQKSLGF